A window of Paremcibacter congregatus contains these coding sequences:
- a CDS encoding amidohydrolase family protein: MKILSPLLALFLLSAQSQAAETIHDVVIIGGRVIDPETGLDAIRNIGISGDKISEISPETITGRQEVDASGLVVAPGFIDLHAHGQNAIAQTYQVHDGVTTALELEGGTYPITNVLKNRIGSSLINYGYSSGHAEVRIGVKKGDLKKAFHEKPTAQELKEILVGVEKGLDEGGIGIGLPLDYFSRGVTEDELEGIFRLAARRGVTIFCHIRMSDDASDPGGYKELIDMVRKTGASLHMVHVVSTGLQRTPLYLEMMEKAQAEGLDVTTELYPYTAGSTGINSGIFDHDWQKKFGVSYDAVEWPPTGERFTGKAMWDQYRADNPDGVVIIHAMKEQWVKQAMSHPGVMIASDGMPLSSFKQRAHPRGMGTFSRVLAKYVREDKIITLPDAISRMSYLPARRLESFTPAMKRKGRLQTGYDADITIFDPKKVIDRATFAKPNQFSKGIVHVIVGGELVVKDEMVQEGVFPGKPVSTLSR; this comes from the coding sequence ATGAAAATTCTTAGTCCTCTACTTGCCCTGTTTCTTTTAAGTGCACAAAGCCAGGCTGCGGAAACCATTCATGATGTTGTCATTATCGGAGGACGGGTGATTGATCCGGAAACCGGATTGGATGCGATCCGCAATATTGGTATTTCTGGTGATAAAATTAGCGAAATTTCACCCGAGACAATCACCGGGAGGCAAGAGGTGGATGCCTCTGGTCTTGTGGTGGCGCCCGGCTTCATCGATCTTCATGCTCATGGACAAAACGCTATTGCCCAGACTTATCAGGTACATGACGGGGTAACCACGGCGCTTGAACTTGAGGGCGGCACTTATCCCATAACGAATGTGTTGAAAAACCGCATCGGAAGTTCATTGATTAATTATGGCTATTCTTCCGGGCATGCGGAAGTTCGCATCGGGGTCAAAAAGGGGGATTTGAAAAAAGCTTTCCATGAAAAACCGACCGCACAGGAATTAAAGGAAATTCTGGTTGGTGTTGAAAAAGGCCTTGATGAAGGCGGCATCGGCATTGGGTTGCCTCTTGATTATTTTTCCCGGGGCGTGACGGAGGATGAATTGGAAGGAATATTCCGTTTGGCGGCGCGACGGGGGGTGACAATTTTCTGTCATATTCGAATGTCCGATGATGCGTCAGACCCTGGGGGGTATAAAGAGCTGATTGATATGGTCCGTAAAACAGGAGCCTCCCTCCATATGGTTCATGTGGTCAGTACAGGATTACAGAGAACGCCCCTCTATCTGGAGATGATGGAAAAAGCGCAAGCCGAAGGGCTTGATGTTACCACTGAATTATACCCCTATACGGCCGGCTCTACAGGGATTAATTCCGGTATCTTTGACCATGACTGGCAAAAGAAGTTCGGGGTTTCCTATGATGCGGTTGAATGGCCTCCCACGGGGGAGCGTTTCACGGGCAAGGCAATGTGGGACCAATATCGTGCAGACAACCCTGATGGGGTTGTTATCATTCATGCGATGAAAGAACAATGGGTGAAACAGGCCATGTCCCATCCGGGGGTTATGATTGCATCCGATGGCATGCCGCTGAGTTCATTCAAGCAGAGAGCCCATCCGCGTGGGATGGGAACGTTTTCTCGTGTTCTGGCTAAATATGTGAGGGAAGACAAGATTATTACATTGCCAGACGCCATCAGCAGAATGAGTTATTTACCCGCCAGGAGATTGGAATCCTTCACACCGGCTATGAAAAGGAAAGGACGTCTTCAAACTGGATATGATGCTGATATTACTATTTTCGACCCCAAAAAGGTGATTGACCGGGCCACTTTTGCAAAGCCCAACCAATTTTCAAAAGGCATTGTCCATGTGATTGTGGGAGGAGAGTTGGTTGTGAAGGATGAAATGGTTCAGGAGGGGGTCTTTCCTGGGAAACCAGTGAGCACCCTAAGCCGTTAG
- a CDS encoding TonB-dependent receptor, with amino-acid sequence MLVKSMRKYFLLSAATALTMPVMTAEAVEGETLFDEIIVSSSRIKKSGFEAPTPVTVLGVEDMEARGTSNVADIINELPGFSGTRTPTSTSLNSRGSGTNAIDLRGLGGNRNLVLVNGRRHVPTDEFGNVDMNVIPTLAVKRIEVVTGGASAAWGSDAVSGVVNVIYDKTLEGLKVEAQYGISGQGDAENYRLSMAFGSAVAEGRGHILIAADYNDHKGIPLATARDWSLRHPGILPNAADTGPNDGIPANIIRNNVGLFLASPNGVTLPGGPLGNLEFLPDGTAIPRALGTIGGVMMAGGSGSFLSDSAALYIPVERKNVMAAFDYDITEDVNFYFEGSAGQSNSNGALVNSFSFGIPIKSGNSYLPASVQTIMTDTGTGSLALFRTNSEFGPISSVSQTVNYRFVAGLKGDLNDNWSWDAYYQYGRSDFSNRQINNLLPGNMALAADAVTDPITGNPVCATALSGVDPNCVPINLFGVGSPSQDAIDYVTGTSISDTILKQQVAAASVSGDLFEGWAGPISTSFGLEYRKESLKREVDDLSERALFLITNAQPLEGDYNVKEVFGEVLVPLLNEETSGQSLNFNGALRYTDYSTSGTVATWKAGLTYDPISELRIRGTISRDIRAPSIGEVFLKTLLLFENVTNPFTGNTDFSRILNTGNTELKEESALTKTFGMVYSPDWLENFQASVDWYDIDITDSIQSVSSQSIIDACFSGKAEFCNLIKFAPDNTIQEITNKLLNLGTFQVRGIDFEARYLTVLDNDDTVGLKILGSYVYDKNVAADGVTEVNYAGEVGSASGFGLPKWKIRANVSYETGGFGLFSQLRYVGAGKYNIQWGPEELADAENNIAAEIYVDLSARYRFEQGSLEGVELFGGINNVFDNDPPVIPLDFIGPTATNAVHYDVVGRSFYFGVRAQF; translated from the coding sequence ATGTTGGTAAAATCTATGCGTAAATATTTTTTGTTAAGTGCTGCGACAGCTCTGACCATGCCGGTAATGACCGCTGAGGCGGTTGAAGGTGAGACATTATTTGATGAAATTATTGTAAGTTCTTCGCGAATTAAAAAGTCAGGTTTTGAGGCCCCGACGCCGGTGACGGTTCTTGGAGTGGAGGACATGGAAGCCAGAGGCACCTCCAATGTGGCGGATATTATCAATGAATTACCGGGTTTTTCAGGAACGCGCACGCCCACATCTACGAGTTTGAATTCCCGGGGCAGTGGGACCAATGCCATTGATCTGCGCGGTTTGGGAGGCAATAGAAATTTAGTGCTTGTCAATGGCCGTCGTCATGTCCCAACAGATGAGTTTGGCAATGTAGATATGAATGTCATTCCAACCTTGGCGGTAAAGCGCATTGAGGTTGTGACCGGCGGAGCCTCGGCGGCCTGGGGGTCAGATGCTGTCTCAGGGGTTGTTAATGTTATTTATGACAAAACGCTGGAAGGTCTGAAAGTAGAAGCGCAATATGGGATTTCCGGTCAGGGGGATGCGGAAAATTACCGCCTGTCCATGGCGTTTGGCAGTGCCGTTGCAGAGGGGCGGGGGCATATTCTCATTGCCGCAGATTATAATGACCATAAAGGCATTCCTCTTGCGACGGCGAGGGATTGGTCCCTGAGGCATCCCGGCATATTGCCAAATGCGGCGGACACGGGACCAAATGATGGTATCCCGGCAAATATCATTCGTAATAATGTGGGTCTGTTTCTAGCGTCTCCCAATGGGGTGACCTTGCCGGGGGGACCTTTAGGCAATCTTGAATTTTTACCCGATGGGACGGCTATTCCTCGGGCGCTGGGCACCATCGGCGGTGTCATGATGGCAGGAGGAAGCGGCTCTTTTCTCTCAGATAGTGCGGCGCTCTATATTCCTGTGGAACGTAAAAATGTCATGGCCGCTTTTGATTATGACATTACAGAAGATGTTAATTTCTATTTTGAAGGAAGTGCGGGACAATCAAATTCCAATGGCGCCCTGGTCAATTCATTTTCTTTTGGCATCCCGATCAAGTCAGGCAATAGCTATTTACCTGCATCCGTTCAAACCATCATGACGGACACCGGCACCGGTTCATTGGCACTCTTTCGGACCAACAGTGAGTTTGGCCCGATTTCGTCTGTCAGCCAAACCGTGAATTACCGGTTTGTTGCCGGGTTGAAAGGCGACCTCAATGATAACTGGTCATGGGATGCATATTATCAATATGGGCGCAGTGATTTTTCCAACCGGCAGATTAATAACCTGCTTCCTGGCAATATGGCATTGGCGGCGGATGCGGTTACTGATCCGATAACAGGTAATCCGGTATGTGCGACGGCTTTGAGTGGGGTGGATCCTAATTGTGTGCCGATCAACTTGTTTGGTGTCGGGTCACCCAGCCAGGACGCCATTGATTATGTTACCGGCACCAGTATTTCAGACACTATTCTAAAACAACAGGTTGCCGCGGCCAGTGTAAGTGGGGACCTTTTTGAAGGATGGGCCGGGCCTATATCAACCTCTTTTGGTCTGGAGTATCGTAAAGAGTCATTGAAACGGGAGGTCGATGATTTATCAGAACGGGCCCTGTTCCTGATCACCAACGCACAGCCGCTGGAAGGTGATTATAATGTGAAAGAAGTGTTCGGGGAAGTGTTGGTGCCGCTCCTGAATGAAGAGACAAGCGGGCAATCATTAAATTTTAACGGCGCCCTTCGTTATACAGACTATAGCACCAGTGGAACGGTAGCGACCTGGAAAGCGGGACTGACCTATGATCCGATTTCAGAATTACGCATCAGAGGGACTATATCACGCGATATTCGCGCCCCCAGTATCGGAGAGGTGTTCCTGAAGACATTGCTCTTGTTCGAAAATGTCACAAACCCTTTCACAGGAAATACTGACTTTTCCCGAATATTGAATACGGGCAATACAGAGCTGAAAGAAGAAAGCGCGCTGACCAAAACATTCGGAATGGTTTACTCCCCGGACTGGCTTGAGAATTTCCAGGCCTCGGTGGACTGGTATGACATTGATATCACCGATTCCATCCAGTCTGTTTCAAGTCAGAGCATCATTGACGCATGTTTTTCGGGAAAGGCAGAATTTTGTAATCTGATCAAATTTGCACCGGATAATACGATTCAGGAAATCACGAATAAACTGCTGAACCTCGGCACATTTCAGGTGCGCGGTATTGATTTCGAAGCCCGTTATCTGACGGTTCTGGATAATGATGATACCGTGGGGCTTAAAATTCTCGGCAGCTATGTTTATGACAAAAATGTTGCTGCGGATGGGGTTACGGAAGTTAATTACGCCGGCGAAGTGGGCAGCGCGAGCGGTTTTGGTCTGCCAAAATGGAAAATCCGGGCCAATGTTTCTTATGAAACAGGTGGTTTTGGACTATTCTCACAACTTCGGTATGTGGGGGCTGGAAAATATAATATTCAATGGGGTCCGGAAGAGCTCGCCGATGCCGAAAATAATATCGCCGCAGAGATTTATGTGGACCTTTCAGCCCGTTACCGGTTTGAGCAAGGCAGTCTGGAAGGCGTGGAATTATTTGGCGGGATTAATAATGTCTTTGACAATGACCCACCTGTAATTCCCCTTGATTTCATTGGTCCAACGGCAACCAATGCGGTTCATTATGATGTGGTCGGTCGATCCTTTTACTTTGGGGTAAGAGCCCAGTTCTAA
- a CDS encoding GntR family transcriptional regulator, whose amino-acid sequence MPKPPAQNNDTEDAYEIVMDAIVTQKLTPSQKVSENIMSDMFGISRTVARNLIERLVAQQFLVSLSPRVTQVAPLTLLEVKQNFTLRKILLPEVISLTGAKADFEEMNRLNRLIQDSLPVNDDLSALKILKANKQLNLTLCEPVGYPLMQDWARQLEDTAMRIYWLYVKTNKKFPYSSKQQGIMFDVIKADDPERTHKMIYDSIRQSEERILNAIFSHEQFYTQDLLV is encoded by the coding sequence TTGCCTAAACCCCCGGCGCAAAATAACGATACTGAAGATGCCTATGAAATTGTCATGGACGCCATCGTCACCCAGAAACTGACCCCGAGTCAAAAAGTGTCAGAGAATATCATGAGCGACATGTTTGGCATCAGCAGAACGGTCGCCCGCAACCTGATAGAGCGGCTGGTGGCCCAACAATTTCTGGTGTCCCTGTCCCCCAGAGTGACCCAGGTCGCGCCTCTGACCTTATTGGAAGTGAAACAAAATTTTACGTTGCGAAAAATACTACTGCCGGAAGTCATTTCTCTCACCGGCGCCAAGGCCGACTTTGAGGAAATGAACCGGCTCAACCGGCTGATCCAAGATTCGCTACCGGTCAATGATGACCTTTCCGCCCTGAAAATACTGAAAGCCAACAAACAGTTAAATCTGACACTCTGTGAACCGGTGGGCTATCCACTGATGCAGGACTGGGCCCGGCAGTTGGAAGATACCGCCATGCGCATCTATTGGCTTTATGTCAAAACCAATAAAAAATTCCCTTATTCGAGCAAACAGCAAGGGATAATGTTTGATGTCATAAAGGCCGATGACCCGGAGCGCACTCATAAGATGATTTATGACTCAATTCGCCAATCAGAAGAGAGAATTCTAAACGCTATATTTTCACATGAACAGTTTTATACCCAGGATCTGTTGGTCTAG
- a CDS encoding ankyrin repeat domain-containing protein, whose protein sequence is MTMQDDLNNILREAAYHGDLPAIAEFVEMGADPAAGRSEALAVAAQQGYLDCVKLLLALGARLEDQQHLALRLAAEQGHLDTLRFLLDQGSDPCAKDNYAIGMATKNGHLDCVKLLHMRGADIFTRNNALTLLAANAGHREIVTYLQEPAKN, encoded by the coding sequence ATGACGATGCAGGATGATCTGAATAACATCCTCCGGGAGGCCGCCTATCATGGCGACCTTCCGGCCATTGCGGAATTTGTCGAGATGGGCGCGGACCCCGCCGCAGGGCGCAGCGAGGCGCTCGCAGTCGCCGCCCAGCAGGGCTATCTCGACTGTGTGAAGCTGCTTCTGGCCTTAGGCGCGCGCCTGGAAGATCAGCAGCATCTCGCCCTGCGTCTGGCGGCCGAGCAGGGCCACCTTGACACGCTCCGGTTTCTGCTTGATCAGGGCAGTGACCCTTGTGCAAAAGACAATTATGCCATTGGTATGGCGACAAAGAACGGACATCTTGATTGCGTCAAGTTGCTTCATATGCGGGGTGCTGATATTTTCACCAGGAATAATGCCTTGACCCTTCTCGCGGCCAATGCCGGGCACCGGGAAATAGTCACCTATTTGCAGGAACCGGCAAAAAACTGA